In the Rhizobium sp. SSA_523 genome, ATCAGAACGGCAGCTGCTGCCATAGTGCTAAGGGTCTTCTTCATTTCGAACCTACCTTCCTTTTCGTTGCTGTCATAGCGCGGAGATGGTTTGGTCCGCGCTGGTTCGAACCGTCAATGCGAAAGGATGAAGGTTGGTTCCGGGGCAATTTGATGAAAAAATAGGCGGAAAATGCAGGAACATTTCCGCCTGATCGTGGTTTGCGCGCGCTTCGTCAGAGGCGGTAATCGGCCTCGTGACGGCCTTTGACCTCAATGCCGAGATCGAAGCTCGCGCCGGCCTGCGGGTCCTCCAGCCGTTCCGCCTCGCTTGCGCCTTCATAGGCGGTCGTGACGAAGAGGCGATCGGCATTGCGGCCGGCAAAGGCGGGGCAGGACACGCGTTTCGTCGGCACCGCATAGCGGGCCAAGAGCTTGCCGTCGGGGGAGAAGCGTTCAACGCAGGATTGGCCCCACCTCGCGTTCCAGAGCGTGCCTTCGGCATCGCAGACCGCGCCATCGGCACCGCCCGGTCGGTCGCTGGTGTCGACGAGCACTGCCGGGTCGCCGGTCGGCAGGCCGGTCGCGGGGTCCGTGGCCACGCGCATGATGGCATTGACGCGGGTATCGGCGAAATATCCGATCGTGCCATCCGGCGAAAAGCAGATGGCATTGGGAATGCTGATGCCGGTAAAGAGCCGCGTCACGCGCCCGCCCGCCACGTGATAGATCGATCCGGCACCGGTCTGCGCCTTCAGGCCCATGGTGCCGATCCACAGCGCTCCCGCGGGATGCACCCGTCCGTCATTCGAGCGGTTTCCCATATGCGCCGGCTCCAGCTCCACATAAGGAGTGAAGTCGCCGCTTCTGGTGTCACGGATCATCAGCCCCTTGTCGGAGGCGACCAGCTGCCTTTCGGCATCGATGCGGGCCAGGACGCTTGCCTTGAAGGGCAGCGCCTGAACCGTCTTGCGGCCGCTCTCCAGGTGCAGGGCATGCAGTTCCTGTCCCAGGATGTTGAACCAGTAGAAAGTATCGGTATGGCGGTCATAGGTCGGTCCCTCGCCCAGCACGGACAGAGAGGGGCACAGAACCTTGCCCTGAAAGCGGATCGTTTCGGTCATGCCTTGGCTCCCATGGCGCGGTCATAGGCCCTGATCGTGGTGAGGGCGCGCTCCTTGACCTCTTCGGCTGTCATGCCGGGTTTGTAAAGGCTCGATCCGAGGCCGAAGGCGGTGATGCCGCCCTGGATGTAATCCTCGAAATTGCCGTCAGAGACGCCGCCCACGGCCGCGATCAGCAGATCCTTCGGCAGAACGGCGCGGATGGCATTGATCCCGGCCGGCCCGAGCACGCCGGCGGGAAAGAACTTCAGGCCCGTGGCGCCGGCGCGGGCGGCGGCCAGCGCTTCCGTCGCGGTGAAGCAGCCGGGCAGCGTCACCATGCCGCGCTGGCCAGCGGCCTCGATCACGGCCGGCTCCACATTCGGGCTGACCATCAGCCGGCCACCTGCCGATTG is a window encoding:
- a CDS encoding SMP-30/gluconolactonase/LRE family protein, with product MTETIRFQGKVLCPSLSVLGEGPTYDRHTDTFYWFNILGQELHALHLESGRKTVQALPFKASVLARIDAERQLVASDKGLMIRDTRSGDFTPYVELEPAHMGNRSNDGRVHPAGALWIGTMGLKAQTGAGSIYHVAGGRVTRLFTGISIPNAICFSPDGTIGYFADTRVNAIMRVATDPATGLPTGDPAVLVDTSDRPGGADGAVCDAEGTLWNARWGQSCVERFSPDGKLLARYAVPTKRVSCPAFAGRNADRLFVTTAYEGASEAERLEDPQAGASFDLGIEVKGRHEADYRL
- a CDS encoding 2-dehydro-3-deoxy-6-phosphogalactonate aldolase — protein: MTRIPFPAMQRPLVAILRGLTPQDAPAIVSGLIETGFTAIEIPLNSPDPFRSIEIAAKLAPADCLIGAGTVLTTDDVASLQSAGGRLMVSPNVEPAVIEAAGQRGMVTLPGCFTATEALAAARAGATGLKFFPAGVLGPAGINAIRAVLPKDLLIAAVGGVSDGNFEDYIQGGITAFGLGSSLYKPGMTAEEVKERALTTIRAYDRAMGAKA